From Geomonas agri, one genomic window encodes:
- a CDS encoding valine--tRNA ligase, translating to MANKELEKVYEPKSVEQKWYQEWEGKGYFHATVPSDKPSYSIVIPPPNITGVLHMGHALNNTLQDILCRWKRMSGYNVLWMPGTDHAGIATQNVVERQLAAEGKDRFELGREGFIERVWQWKGESGGQIIGQLKRLGASCDWERERFTMDAGLSKAVREVFVRLYEEKLIYRDNRLINWCPRCHTALSDIEVEHEDKAGNLWHLRYPVVGSDEYVVVATTRPETMLGDTAVAVHPEDERYSHLIGKKVMLPLVNREIPVIGDDYVDREFGTGVVKITPAHDFNDFEMGLRHNLDRINVFDESGVVNAAGKQYEGMDRFAARKQVVADLEAAGLLEKIQDHALSVGGCYRCKTVVEPYMSLQWYVKVGPLAERALGAVKDGRTKIVPQQWENTYYDWMENIRDWCISRQIWWGHRIPAWYCDHCGHITVAKEDPTSCAQCGSDEIRQETDVLDTWFSSALWPFSTMGWPEKTPELSAFYPTSCLVTGFDILFFWVARMMMMGLHFMDEVPFTDVYIHALVRDAQGQKMSKSKGNVIDPLTVIDAYGTDAFRFTLAAFAAQGRDIKLAEERIAGYRNFANKIWNASRFAMMNLEGFDPDQVDVASLKLSNADRWILYRLNEAAGSLDSALTGFRFNEAASELYRFTWSEFCDWYIELAKDDLYKGDAERQAAAKYVLWLVLENLLRLLHPFMPFITEEIWQALPKKKGAADSIMISDFPTPCAEWAGYASAAAEMELVMEVIKGIRNIRGEMEVAPSKQIAAILDCKSESSLKLLKKNEVYVMSLARLSDLAIGQGIERPAEASLQVAGDVEIIVPLKGLVNVEEEEKRLGKEIAKIEKDIEFLSKKLENPSFIERAPADVVEKEREKIAEFGNKKKLLQESLEKILRLK from the coding sequence ATGGCAAACAAAGAGCTGGAAAAGGTTTACGAGCCGAAAAGCGTTGAGCAGAAGTGGTACCAGGAGTGGGAAGGGAAGGGCTACTTCCACGCCACCGTCCCCTCCGACAAGCCGAGCTACTCCATCGTCATCCCCCCGCCGAATATCACCGGCGTGCTGCACATGGGCCACGCCCTGAACAATACCCTGCAGGATATCCTGTGCCGCTGGAAGCGGATGAGCGGCTACAACGTGCTCTGGATGCCGGGTACCGACCACGCGGGCATCGCGACCCAGAACGTGGTTGAGCGCCAGCTGGCCGCCGAAGGGAAGGACCGCTTTGAACTCGGCCGCGAAGGGTTTATCGAGCGCGTCTGGCAGTGGAAGGGCGAGTCCGGCGGCCAGATCATCGGCCAGTTGAAGCGCCTGGGCGCTTCCTGTGACTGGGAGCGCGAGCGCTTCACCATGGACGCTGGTCTCTCCAAGGCGGTGCGCGAGGTGTTCGTGCGCCTGTACGAAGAGAAGCTCATCTACCGCGACAACCGCCTGATCAACTGGTGCCCGCGCTGCCACACCGCGCTCTCGGACATCGAGGTCGAGCACGAGGACAAGGCCGGCAACCTCTGGCACCTGCGCTACCCGGTGGTGGGAAGCGACGAGTACGTGGTAGTTGCCACTACCCGCCCTGAAACCATGCTGGGCGATACCGCCGTGGCCGTGCACCCCGAGGACGAGCGCTACAGCCACCTGATCGGCAAGAAGGTCATGCTGCCGCTGGTGAACCGCGAGATCCCGGTCATCGGCGACGACTACGTCGACCGCGAGTTCGGCACCGGCGTGGTGAAGATCACCCCGGCGCACGACTTCAACGACTTCGAGATGGGCCTCAGGCACAACCTGGACCGCATCAACGTATTCGACGAGTCCGGCGTGGTCAACGCCGCCGGCAAGCAGTACGAGGGGATGGACCGCTTCGCTGCCCGGAAGCAGGTGGTGGCGGATCTCGAAGCTGCTGGGCTCCTCGAGAAGATCCAGGATCACGCCCTCTCCGTGGGCGGCTGCTACCGCTGCAAGACCGTGGTCGAGCCGTACATGTCGCTGCAGTGGTACGTGAAGGTGGGACCGCTGGCCGAGCGGGCCCTGGGCGCCGTCAAGGACGGGCGCACCAAGATCGTGCCGCAGCAGTGGGAGAACACCTACTACGACTGGATGGAGAACATCCGTGACTGGTGCATCTCGCGCCAGATCTGGTGGGGACACCGGATTCCCGCCTGGTACTGCGACCACTGCGGTCACATCACCGTGGCCAAGGAAGACCCGACCTCGTGCGCCCAGTGCGGCTCCGACGAGATCCGCCAGGAAACCGACGTGCTCGACACCTGGTTCTCCTCGGCACTTTGGCCCTTCTCCACCATGGGGTGGCCGGAGAAGACCCCGGAGCTGTCCGCCTTCTACCCGACCTCCTGCCTGGTCACCGGTTTCGACATCCTCTTCTTCTGGGTGGCCCGCATGATGATGATGGGGCTGCACTTCATGGACGAGGTTCCCTTCACCGACGTCTACATCCACGCCCTGGTGCGCGACGCGCAGGGACAAAAGATGTCCAAGTCGAAAGGGAACGTGATCGATCCGCTCACCGTGATCGACGCCTACGGCACCGATGCCTTCCGCTTCACCCTGGCCGCCTTCGCCGCGCAGGGGCGCGACATCAAGCTCGCCGAGGAGAGGATCGCCGGCTACCGCAACTTCGCCAACAAGATCTGGAACGCCTCGCGCTTCGCCATGATGAACCTGGAAGGGTTCGACCCGGACCAGGTCGACGTGGCGTCCTTGAAGCTCTCCAACGCGGACCGCTGGATCCTGTACCGCCTCAATGAGGCTGCCGGTTCGTTGGACTCGGCGCTGACCGGGTTCCGTTTCAACGAGGCCGCTAGCGAGTTGTACCGCTTCACCTGGAGCGAGTTCTGCGACTGGTACATCGAGCTGGCCAAGGACGATCTCTACAAGGGTGACGCCGAGCGCCAGGCTGCGGCGAAATACGTGCTCTGGCTGGTGCTGGAAAACCTCTTGCGCCTCTTGCATCCGTTTATGCCCTTCATCACCGAGGAGATCTGGCAGGCCCTGCCCAAGAAGAAGGGCGCCGCCGATTCCATCATGATCTCCGACTTCCCGACCCCGTGCGCGGAGTGGGCGGGTTACGCCTCCGCCGCTGCCGAGATGGAACTGGTCATGGAAGTTATCAAGGGGATCAGGAACATCAGGGGCGAGATGGAAGTGGCCCCGAGCAAGCAGATCGCCGCCATCCTCGACTGCAAGTCCGAGTCGAGCCTCAAGCTGCTCAAGAAGAACGAAGTCTACGTGATGAGCCTCGCCCGCCTCTCCGATCTCGCCATCGGGCAGGGGATCGAGCGTCCCGCCGAGGCCTCGCTGCAGGTGGCCGGTGACGTCGAGATCATCGTGCCGCTCAAGGGCCTGGTGAACGTCGAGGAAGAAGAGAAGCGTCTGGGCAAAGAGATCGCCAAGATCGAGAAGGACATCGAGTTCCTGTCCAAGAAGCTGGAGAACCCGAGCTTCATTGAGCGCGCCCCCGCCGACGTGGTCGAGAAGGAGCGCGAGAAGATCGCTGAGTTCGGCAACAAGAAGAAGCTGCTCCAGGAGAGCCTGGAGAAGATTTTGAGGCTGAAGTAA
- a CDS encoding prepilin peptidase: MTPYITYAVFAFLFGAVVGSFLNVCICRMPSNESVVSPPSHCPKCDYQIRWYDNIPILSYLALRGKCRSCGTPISIQYPVVELLNGLLSLALFLKFFPQRLFEAGAPSQYVLIGLFYFSVLFVFCSALVVITFIDLEHQIIPDRITLPGIVLGFVVSFFIPQLGWLNSLIGIVAGGGSLLLIAWVYQVVAKKDGMGGGDVKLLAMMGAFLGWKSILFIVFISSLLGSVIGVTLMLIRKKDSTLAIPFGPFLAAAAVLYVFYGRQIIRWYLAMGS, encoded by the coding sequence TTGACGCCCTACATCACCTACGCCGTATTCGCTTTCCTCTTCGGAGCCGTGGTCGGCTCTTTCCTGAACGTCTGCATCTGCCGGATGCCGAGCAACGAGTCGGTGGTGTCGCCTCCGTCGCACTGCCCCAAGTGCGACTACCAGATCCGCTGGTACGACAACATCCCCATCCTGAGCTACCTGGCGCTGCGCGGCAAATGCCGCTCCTGCGGTACCCCGATCTCGATCCAGTACCCGGTAGTCGAACTCTTAAACGGTCTGCTTTCCCTGGCCCTTTTCCTCAAGTTTTTCCCGCAGCGCCTGTTCGAAGCCGGGGCCCCGAGCCAGTATGTGCTGATCGGGCTGTTCTACTTCAGCGTGTTGTTCGTCTTCTGCAGCGCACTGGTCGTGATCACCTTCATCGACCTGGAGCACCAGATAATCCCCGACCGCATCACCCTGCCGGGTATCGTCCTTGGCTTTGTCGTCTCCTTCTTCATTCCGCAACTGGGCTGGCTTAACTCCCTGATCGGCATCGTCGCAGGAGGGGGGAGTTTGCTCCTCATCGCCTGGGTCTACCAGGTGGTCGCCAAGAAAGACGGCATGGGCGGGGGCGACGTGAAGCTCTTGGCCATGATGGGGGCGTTCCTGGGGTGGAAGTCGATACTGTTCATTGTCTTCATTTCTTCGCTGCTGGGATCGGTGATCGGCGTCACCTTGATGCTGATCCGCAAGAAAGACTCCACGCTCGCCATACCCTTCGGCCCGTTCCTGGCTGCAGCCGCCGTGCTGTACGTCTTCTACGGCAGGCAGATCATCCGCTGGTACCTGGCCATGGGGAGCTGA
- a CDS encoding sensor histidine kinase: MKPFRFSLSFYILSALSMLLVLTWALLSLISFKTSENDLLAQKGEDAKVLLAAIVSALPRPLAPPAPESQIVQYLEQLRRDRGYTGLVVVDKEGSRLYAAADGSETDSSLLSVLTSGRTIFQLSPDKRSGRCYAAIVQQGKIVGAARLTLSLQSVQDRLSMSRHLFLAYFALDFLLLLVFGSYLLSRTVVSPIKRLLSATRRITAGDLGVSVNVAGSTEIAELSEGFNGMMVTLREKRVEVEEKVASLKWANKELVEARNETVRSEKMASVGLLAAGMAHEIGTPLAAIMGYSAILAEELAADPEKSDYLRRIDEESRRIDRIVRGLLDYARSKRVQWEEVEIRPLLEKVVELLANQGVLKHLDVSVEVEAGLATVHADPHQLEQLLINLIVNARDAMPRGGELQLKGSRSGAEVVIEVVDNGEGMPPELLSRVFDPFFTTKEPGKGTGLGLAIAARIAESCGGRLDVQSELGKGSRFTLTLPASERRG; encoded by the coding sequence ATGAAACCATTCCGTTTCAGCCTCAGCTTCTACATCCTCTCCGCCTTGAGCATGCTGCTCGTGCTCACCTGGGCCCTCCTCTCCCTGATATCTTTCAAAACATCTGAAAACGACCTCCTGGCCCAGAAGGGCGAGGACGCCAAGGTGCTGCTGGCCGCCATCGTGTCGGCCCTGCCGCGTCCCTTGGCCCCGCCGGCCCCCGAAAGCCAGATCGTGCAGTATCTCGAGCAGTTGAGGCGGGACCGTGGCTACACGGGGCTCGTGGTGGTGGATAAAGAGGGAAGCCGCCTTTATGCCGCCGCCGACGGTAGTGAGACCGACAGCAGTCTTCTCAGCGTCCTGACCAGCGGTCGCACCATTTTTCAGCTCTCCCCGGACAAGCGTAGCGGTCGCTGTTACGCCGCCATCGTGCAGCAGGGGAAAATTGTCGGGGCGGCGCGCCTGACACTGTCGCTGCAATCGGTCCAAGATCGTCTCTCCATGTCGAGGCACTTGTTCCTCGCCTACTTTGCCCTGGATTTCCTGCTGCTGCTGGTGTTTGGTTCCTACCTTTTGTCCCGCACCGTTGTCTCGCCGATCAAGCGCCTTCTCTCCGCCACCCGGCGCATCACAGCCGGGGATCTTGGCGTCTCCGTGAACGTCGCCGGGAGCACCGAGATCGCCGAACTCTCGGAAGGGTTTAACGGCATGATGGTCACCCTCAGGGAGAAGAGGGTGGAGGTCGAGGAGAAGGTCGCGTCGCTGAAGTGGGCCAATAAGGAGCTGGTGGAAGCGAGAAACGAAACGGTGCGGTCCGAGAAAATGGCCTCCGTCGGGCTTTTGGCTGCCGGCATGGCCCACGAGATCGGCACACCGCTCGCCGCGATCATGGGGTACAGTGCCATTCTCGCGGAAGAGTTGGCCGCCGACCCGGAAAAGTCCGACTACCTGCGCCGCATCGACGAGGAATCCCGGCGCATCGACCGCATCGTTCGGGGGCTTTTGGATTACGCCCGTTCCAAACGCGTGCAATGGGAGGAGGTGGAGATCCGTCCCTTGCTGGAGAAGGTGGTGGAACTGCTTGCGAACCAGGGCGTTTTGAAGCATCTCGACGTTTCCGTCGAGGTAGAGGCTGGTCTTGCCACAGTGCATGCCGACCCGCACCAGCTCGAGCAGCTGCTGATCAACCTGATCGTCAACGCGCGTGATGCCATGCCCAGGGGGGGGGAGTTGCAGTTAAAGGGGAGCCGGTCCGGAGCCGAAGTGGTCATCGAGGTGGTGGATAACGGCGAAGGGATGCCCCCGGAACTTTTGAGCAGAGTGTTCGACCCGTTTTTCACCACCAAGGAGCCGGGGAAAGGAACCGGTCTTGGCCTGGCGATAGCCGCGCGCATAGCCGAGTCCTGTGGTGGTCGTCTCGACGTGCAGAGCGAGCTCGGCAAAGGCAGCCGTTTCACCCTGACCCTGCCCGCGAGTGAAAGGAGGGGCTAA
- a CDS encoding sigma-54-dependent transcriptional regulator — MTEKKKILVVDDEANLRHMLQVLLKKQGYLVEQSADGADALAKARGGSYAFILCDIRMPVMDGKKFLAACTESGIGATIIMMSAYGTVDDAIECMKLGAYDYISKPFNSDEIALVLKKAEERERLKDENRRLREAVRGRAFPDIISRNERMAQIMDLVKKLSGHKTTVLIQGESGTGKELVARALHNCGVRRQGPFVAVNCGAIPAALLESELFGHVKGAFTDAAYDKIGLFDEADGGTLFLDEIGELPLPLQVKLLRVLQEEEIRPLGAAAAHKVDVRVVSATSRDLVQEVAEGRFREDLYFRINVFALSLPALRERVEDVPLLVDHFLEKHGERMGMPGVRPTPEALQALVRYGWPGNVRELENCVERGLVLCDGATLGLGCLPEAVRRGAGLERRGGELPDSLSIKKGAEALERQLIVRALEQTAGNRTHAARLLEISHRALLYKLKEYDLG; from the coding sequence TTGACCGAAAAGAAGAAAATCCTGGTAGTGGATGACGAGGCCAACCTGCGCCACATGCTCCAGGTCTTGTTAAAGAAGCAGGGCTACCTGGTGGAGCAGTCGGCTGACGGCGCCGACGCGCTGGCCAAGGCGCGCGGGGGGAGCTACGCCTTCATCCTCTGCGATATCCGCATGCCGGTCATGGACGGCAAGAAGTTCCTGGCCGCTTGTACCGAATCCGGCATCGGCGCCACCATTATCATGATGTCCGCCTACGGCACGGTTGACGACGCCATCGAGTGCATGAAACTGGGCGCCTACGACTACATCTCCAAGCCCTTCAACAGTGACGAGATCGCGCTGGTGCTGAAGAAGGCGGAAGAGCGGGAGCGGCTCAAGGACGAGAACCGCAGGCTGCGCGAGGCGGTGCGGGGCCGGGCGTTCCCGGACATCATCAGCCGAAACGAGCGCATGGCGCAGATCATGGACCTGGTCAAAAAGCTCTCCGGCCACAAAACCACCGTCCTGATCCAGGGCGAATCCGGTACCGGCAAGGAGCTGGTGGCGCGGGCGCTGCACAACTGCGGCGTGCGCCGCCAGGGCCCGTTCGTCGCCGTCAACTGCGGCGCCATACCCGCCGCCCTCCTGGAGAGCGAACTGTTCGGTCACGTCAAGGGGGCCTTTACCGACGCCGCCTATGACAAGATCGGCCTCTTCGACGAGGCCGACGGCGGGACCCTTTTCCTGGACGAGATCGGCGAGCTGCCGCTGCCACTGCAGGTTAAGCTGCTGCGTGTGCTGCAGGAGGAGGAAATCCGTCCCCTCGGCGCCGCCGCCGCCCACAAGGTGGACGTCCGCGTGGTGTCCGCCACCAGCAGGGACCTGGTCCAGGAGGTGGCGGAAGGAAGATTCCGCGAGGATCTCTACTTCCGCATCAACGTCTTCGCCCTTTCTCTTCCTGCCCTGCGGGAGCGGGTGGAGGACGTGCCGCTCCTGGTGGACCACTTTCTGGAGAAGCACGGGGAACGGATGGGGATGCCCGGAGTGCGCCCAACCCCCGAGGCGCTGCAGGCGCTGGTCCGCTACGGCTGGCCCGGCAACGTGAGGGAGCTGGAGAACTGCGTCGAGCGTGGGCTGGTGCTTTGCGACGGTGCGACCCTCGGGCTTGGCTGCCTGCCGGAGGCGGTGCGCAGGGGGGCAGGGCTGGAACGCAGGGGAGGGGAGTTGCCGGATTCCCTCTCCATCAAGAAAGGGGCCGAGGCGCTGGAACGGCAACTGATCGTGCGCGCCCTGGAGCAGACCGCCGGCAACCGGACCCACGCAGCGCGGTTATTGGAGATCAGCCACCGGGCCCTTTTGTACAAGCTCAAGGAGTACGATCTCGGATAG
- a CDS encoding DsbC family protein, with protein sequence MSFASCLTRIFAACFTLIIIAFAAPAFAMSEGCSGDCASCHSITLQEASGLLKEIGPVKDVKPAPVRGLYEITFEQGGKSGVAYLDYGKKHIIAGQVFDIASRQPVGGTAEQVKKERKERLDPATLSTDNALIMGNPKGKKKLFVFTDPECPYCAKAHVELKKLAALEPDLAIYIKLYPLKMHPKAYDKSRVILARNSLALLDKSFAGEQLPAASEQDARKPVDDTIKFAEANGIVSTPTLVLPDGRILVGYKEAKAVQELLR encoded by the coding sequence ATGTCCTTCGCATCATGTCTCACCCGCATCTTCGCAGCCTGTTTTACCCTGATCATCATTGCCTTTGCCGCACCTGCTTTCGCCATGTCGGAAGGGTGCAGCGGGGACTGCGCTTCTTGCCATTCCATCACCCTGCAGGAGGCGAGCGGTCTCCTGAAGGAGATCGGACCGGTAAAGGATGTAAAGCCGGCGCCGGTGCGCGGGTTGTACGAGATTACCTTTGAGCAGGGGGGCAAGAGCGGGGTTGCCTACCTCGACTACGGGAAGAAACACATCATCGCTGGCCAGGTCTTCGATATCGCCTCCCGCCAGCCGGTAGGGGGGACGGCGGAACAGGTGAAAAAAGAACGCAAGGAACGCCTCGACCCCGCCACGCTGAGCACCGACAACGCGCTGATAATGGGCAACCCCAAGGGGAAAAAGAAACTCTTTGTTTTCACCGACCCTGAGTGTCCCTACTGCGCCAAGGCGCATGTGGAGCTGAAAAAACTGGCGGCTCTGGAACCCGATCTCGCCATCTATATCAAGCTCTACCCGCTCAAGATGCACCCCAAGGCCTATGACAAGTCGCGCGTGATCCTGGCTCGTAATTCCCTTGCACTGCTGGACAAGTCCTTCGCCGGCGAGCAACTGCCGGCTGCCTCGGAGCAGGACGCCCGCAAGCCCGTGGATGATACCATCAAGTTTGCCGAAGCCAACGGCATCGTTTCTACCCCGACCCTGGTCCTGCCCGACGGGAGGATCCTGGTGGGGTACAAGGAAGCCAAGGCGGTGCAGGAATTGTTGCGCTAA